One Longimicrobium sp. genomic window, GGTCGATGTCGCGCGCCGCGCTGCAGAGCGCCTTCGCCGCCGCGGCCGACGGCGAGCCGGTGCGGTCGCGCTTCATGGACCCCACGCCGGAGATGTGGGAGGCGTACCGCCAGCAGAAGGCCGCCTCGCGCGACGCGGGCGGAGCGCGGGCCCTGCGCGACCGCGAGTCGAGCCGGGTGGTGGCGTTCTCGGCCTGCCGCGACGACGAGGTGGCGCTGGAGCGCGGCGGCAACGGCGTCTTCACCCGCCACGTCTCGGCGCTGGTGCGCGACGCCGTCCGCAACCGCCTGAGCAACGCCGACTTCCAGCGGCGGCTCCTGGCCGCCTTCCCCGAGCCCAGCCAGCACCCGGGGCTCGACACCGCCACGCCCGCCCTCAGGCGGCCGTTCCTGGGCGCCGCAACGCGCGAGGCGGGCGGCGGCGCCCAGGAGACGCCGCCCCTGGTGGCGGTGCCGAGCGGCAGTTCGGGGTCGGCGGCGCCGGCGGCCCCGGCGGGGGCGAACGGCTCGTGGCTGGAGGCGTTCGTGAAGAGCCTCCTCCCCCAGCAGCGCGAGGTGCTGCGCGAGCTCCTGGGCGCCCCCGAGGCGGAGGCCTGAGATGCCGGACGCACCGGGCCCCGCCACCACCCCGGCCGCGTCCGCGGTGGCCCAGGGCCGCCCCGGCGACGGCGGCGGGGGCGGGGGCGAGGGCGTCACCGAGGTGCTCCTGGCCGGGGGGCCGCCTCCCGGCCAG contains:
- a CDS encoding caspase family protein; its protein translation is PAGRAFAESALDRETADEGEVDCGVAPQEEAADDARDFEVPQAAADDADRGGGRKLALCIGINAYPGNLRLGGCVADAKLWARRLAEVGFQVRLLLDAQATKQGMVAAIRQLVDESRPGDVVVLQYAGHGTQFRDEDSDDEDRQDEALVPVDCNQGGFLLDDEQFALFSRLPAGVSFTCIYDCCHSGSMSRAALQSAFAAAADGEPVRSRFMDPTPEMWEAYRQQKAASRDAGGARALRDRESSRVVAFSACRDDEVALERGGNGVFTRHVSALVRDAVRNRLSNADFQRRLLAAFPEPSQHPGLDTATPALRRPFLGAATREAGGGAQETPPLVAVPSGSSGSAAPAAPAGANGSWLEAFVKSLLPQQREVLRELLGAPEAEA